The Streptomyces sp. NBC_00286 nucleotide sequence TGTCGACGCCGTAGAGGACATCTCCCTGCGGATTGTCCTTGGTGAGGATCGCCTTGTTGAGGGCCTGGCCCGCGTCCCCGTCCTTGAGGACCTTCACCTGGTAGCCGGACTGCTTCTCGAAGTCGCTGATCACACTCTTGGACGCCGCCCACGAGTCATGGCTGACGAGGGTGACGGTCTTGGACTCCGAGGCCCCTTCCCCGTCCCCGGAGTCGGACGATGTGCAAGCGGACAGCGTGACCAGACCGAGCCCGACGGCCATGGCCACGAACTTCTTGGTGCTCACTGGATCCCTCCTGGGTTACCAGGAAGAGACGCGGCCCTGCCCGGGAACCTCTGAGTTCCCGGGCAGGGCGCAACAGCTTGAGTAATGACCGAACTTCCTACCCAGAATGACCTGGGCAAGGTTCAGAGGGTCTGCGGTCTGCTACCGCACTCTCAGCGCTGTGGCGCTCCCCTGTCGGAATATGTAGGTGTACGTACGGGGCAAGAGTACAGCCCGCCATTTCGCGACAGCTCGACGGCTCCTGGCTACCGTTCGGTCGCGGCGAGTTGTCCGCAGGCCCCGTCGATCTCCTGGCCACGGGTGTCCCGGACGGTGACCGGCACTCCGTGCGCGGCGATCGCCTCGATGAAGGCCTTCTCGTCCTCGGGCCGGGAGGCGGTCCACTTGGAGCCGGGCGTCGGGTTCAGCGGGATCAGGTTGACGTGCACCGGCTTGCCCTTGAGCAGTCGGCCGAGCCGGTCGCCGCGCCACGCCTGGTCGTTGATGTCCCGGATCAGCGCGTACTCGATGGACAGCCGACGCCCGGACCTGGCCGCGTACTCCCATCCGGCGTCGAGGACTTCCCGCACTTTCCACCGGGTGTTGACGGGTACGAGGGTGTCGCGCAGTTCGTCGTCCGGCGCGTGCAGCGAGATGGCGAGCCGGCACTTGAAGCCCTCGTCGGCGAACCGGTGGATGGCGGGGACCAGTCCGACGGTCGATACGGTGATGCCGCGCTGCGACAGCCCGAGCCCGTCCGGCTCGGGGTCGGTGAGCGCCCGTATCGCGCCGATGACGCGCTTGTAGTTGGCGAGGGGCTCGCCCATGCCCATGAAGACGATGTTGGAGAGCCGGGCCGGCCCTCCGGGAATCTCCCCGTCGCGCAGGGCCCGCATCCCATCCACGATCTGGTGCACGATCTCGGCGGTCGACAGGTTCCGGTCGAGCCCGGCCTGTCCGGTGGCGCAGAAGGGACAGTTCATGCCGCAGCCCGCCTGCGAGCTGATGCACATGGTGACCCGGTCCGGGTAGCGCATCAGCACGGACTCG carries:
- the rlmN gene encoding 23S rRNA (adenine(2503)-C(2))-methyltransferase RlmN; translation: MPKPGELTFVAPRAAKKPPRHLADLSPAERKEAVAAIGEKPFRAKQLSQHYFARYAHDPEQWTDIPAGSRTKLQEALLPELMAVVRHLSTDQDTTRKTLWRLFDGTLVESVLMRYPDRVTMCISSQAGCGMNCPFCATGQAGLDRNLSTAEIVHQIVDGMRALRDGEIPGGPARLSNIVFMGMGEPLANYKRVIGAIRALTDPEPDGLGLSQRGITVSTVGLVPAIHRFADEGFKCRLAISLHAPDDELRDTLVPVNTRWKVREVLDAGWEYAARSGRRLSIEYALIRDINDQAWRGDRLGRLLKGKPVHVNLIPLNPTPGSKWTASRPEDEKAFIEAIAAHGVPVTVRDTRGQEIDGACGQLAATER